One region of Polaribacter pectinis genomic DNA includes:
- a CDS encoding DUF4175 family protein: MSGFKIIEKKLHQFTRKFYVNELIKGSILFLSLGFLYLFLTLFLEYFLWLKPTARTFLFWVFIVVELFLLIRFIAFPVFKLLGLRKGISLEESSKIIGSHFPEVKDKLLNVLQLKETVNQSDLLLASINQKSEELQPIPFVKAVDFKKNTKYLKYAVVPVLIWLIVLISGNNGIFTQSLKRVVNHRTVYNPPAPFSFSLLNNSLQVVQGKSIKIDINTDGKVLPTEAKIIFENQEYYLQNNGNGTFSYVFSDVQKPITFFVEANGIQSEGYQIKVINTPTINNISLQLNYPRYVGKRNETIQNTGNIIVPEGTRITWKVQASQTDSVAFINNENRTLFKNMSKSNFEFAKYIRNALNYQITSSNSNLRDYENLQFSVGTIKDEVPTISVQSNIDSISRGTAQFGGQISDDYGLNKLQIVYYDEDNSQDQKTFDLQITKENIQTFFYQFPDGLNLKSGINYEIFFQVFDNDAVNGNKKAKSKVFNYRQKTTEEVEEELLQEQRNTINDMENSIQKQQKQQKELESIQQNLQNKKNISWNDKKKIETFIKRQNQYKQMMQRQTDKLKENLDEKKEESENLQNKKEELKKRIEELKKIDKQQKLLDEIAKMADKIKKEDLVKKAKELAQQNKQQRRSLERILELTKRFYVEQKTMQIANKLDELAKKQEELQNKEENTLEAQKEIKKEFNEIKKELEELNKDNEKLKEPMEMPDVEDEKEDVDKELNNSEKSLDKQDKNAAKSSQKKSSKKMKEMSAKMQKAMMDMEGDSIEENMDDLRKILENLVTFSFKQENLMNKFSETSTSHPDFGKDLKKQNDIRTYFEHIDDSLYVLSMRLPKISATIQDDLSTTHYNLEQSLENFSENRFDNGISNQRYVMTSTNNLADYLSNMLNSMKNASMKIGKGKKGKSGGFSLPDIIKKQGELSEKMKEGMKKGQKPGQKPGEGQKGGKEGKKPGEKGESGKTGESGKSGENGKTGEKGKDGKGGKSGENGKEGGKGNGEGNGENDDLDGELYEIYKQQSQLRQQLQEAIKESESESGNPNGNGDAKKALKTMEQLENEILEKGFNAVTLQKMQTLNYELLKLDKAALEQGKDKKRKSTTNSKEFQRNKIKEIEFKKLFYNQSEILNRQSLPLQQNYKKKVREYFSEPEKKEK; encoded by the coding sequence ATGAGCGGATTTAAAATTATCGAGAAAAAATTACATCAGTTTACCAGAAAATTCTACGTAAACGAACTTATAAAAGGAAGCATATTATTTCTTTCTTTAGGATTTCTATACCTATTTTTGACCTTATTTTTAGAGTATTTTTTATGGTTAAAACCTACAGCTAGAACTTTTCTTTTTTGGGTTTTTATTGTGGTAGAATTATTTCTATTAATTAGGTTTATTGCGTTTCCTGTTTTTAAATTATTAGGTTTAAGAAAAGGAATTTCTCTAGAAGAATCTTCAAAAATTATTGGAAGTCATTTTCCAGAAGTAAAAGACAAATTATTAAACGTTTTACAATTAAAAGAAACTGTAAATCAATCTGATTTATTATTGGCAAGTATCAACCAAAAATCTGAAGAATTACAACCAATTCCGTTTGTAAAAGCAGTAGATTTTAAGAAGAATACCAAGTATTTAAAATATGCAGTTGTACCAGTTTTAATTTGGTTAATAGTCTTAATATCAGGTAATAATGGTATTTTTACTCAAAGTTTAAAACGTGTTGTAAACCATAGAACTGTTTATAATCCTCCAGCACCATTTTCTTTTTCTTTGCTTAATAATAGCTTACAAGTTGTTCAAGGAAAATCTATTAAAATCGATATAAATACAGATGGAAAAGTTTTGCCAACTGAAGCAAAAATAATTTTCGAAAATCAAGAATATTACCTTCAAAATAATGGAAATGGAACTTTTTCTTATGTGTTTTCTGATGTTCAAAAACCCATTACTTTCTTTGTTGAAGCAAATGGAATTCAATCTGAAGGTTATCAAATAAAGGTAATAAACACGCCAACAATTAATAATATTTCTCTACAATTAAATTACCCAAGATATGTTGGTAAGCGTAATGAAACCATTCAAAATACTGGAAATATAATTGTACCAGAAGGAACTAGAATTACATGGAAAGTGCAAGCCTCACAAACAGATTCTGTTGCTTTTATCAATAATGAAAATAGAACGCTTTTTAAAAATATGTCGAAATCTAATTTCGAATTTGCAAAATATATTAGAAACGCTCTTAATTATCAAATAACATCTTCTAACAGTAATCTTCGAGATTATGAAAATTTACAGTTTTCTGTAGGAACCATAAAAGATGAAGTTCCTACGATTTCTGTACAATCAAATATCGATAGCATTTCACGTGGTACAGCACAATTTGGTGGTCAAATTTCTGATGATTATGGTTTAAATAAATTGCAAATTGTTTATTATGATGAAGACAATTCTCAAGATCAAAAAACATTCGATTTACAAATAACCAAAGAAAATATTCAAACTTTTTTCTATCAATTTCCTGATGGATTAAATTTAAAATCAGGAATTAATTATGAAATCTTTTTTCAGGTTTTTGATAATGATGCTGTAAACGGAAATAAAAAAGCAAAAAGTAAAGTTTTTAATTACAGACAAAAAACTACAGAAGAAGTAGAAGAGGAGTTGTTGCAAGAACAGAGAAATACCATAAATGATATGGAAAACTCAATTCAGAAACAGCAGAAACAACAAAAAGAGTTAGAGAGTATTCAGCAGAATCTTCAAAATAAAAAGAACATTAGTTGGAACGATAAGAAAAAGATAGAAACTTTTATAAAGCGTCAGAATCAATACAAACAAATGATGCAACGTCAAACAGATAAATTAAAAGAAAATCTAGACGAAAAAAAGGAGGAAAGTGAGAACCTTCAAAATAAAAAAGAAGAATTAAAAAAACGAATCGAAGAATTAAAAAAGATTGATAAGCAGCAAAAGTTATTAGATGAAATTGCTAAAATGGCTGATAAGATTAAGAAAGAAGATTTAGTTAAAAAAGCCAAAGAATTAGCACAGCAAAACAAACAACAAAGAAGAAGTTTAGAGCGTATTTTAGAATTGACCAAGCGTTTTTATGTGGAACAAAAAACCATGCAAATTGCTAATAAGTTAGATGAGTTAGCCAAAAAACAGGAAGAGTTACAAAACAAAGAAGAGAATACTTTAGAAGCTCAAAAAGAAATTAAGAAAGAGTTTAACGAAATTAAAAAAGAATTAGAAGAACTTAATAAAGATAATGAGAAGTTAAAAGAACCAATGGAAATGCCAGATGTGGAAGATGAAAAAGAAGATGTAGATAAGGAACTTAATAATTCTGAAAAAAGTTTAGATAAGCAAGACAAAAATGCTGCAAAAAGCAGTCAGAAAAAGTCATCTAAAAAGATGAAAGAAATGAGTGCTAAAATGCAAAAAGCTATGATGGATATGGAAGGAGATTCTATTGAAGAAAACATGGATGATTTGCGTAAAATTTTAGAAAACCTTGTAACCTTTTCTTTTAAACAAGAAAACTTAATGAACAAGTTTAGCGAGACTTCTACTTCACATCCAGACTTTGGTAAAGACTTAAAAAAGCAAAATGATATAAGAACTTATTTCGAACATATAGATGACAGTTTGTATGTTTTATCTATGAGGCTTCCAAAAATTTCGGCAACAATTCAAGACGATTTATCTACAACACATTATAATTTAGAACAATCTTTAGAAAATTTTTCTGAAAATAGATTCGACAATGGTATTTCTAACCAACGTTATGTAATGACTTCCACTAACAATTTAGCAGACTATTTAAGTAATATGTTAAATAGCATGAAAAATGCTTCCATGAAAATTGGGAAAGGAAAAAAAGGAAAATCAGGAGGTTTTAGTTTACCAGACATTATTAAAAAACAAGGAGAGCTTTCAGAAAAGATGAAAGAAGGAATGAAAAAAGGTCAAAAACCAGGACAGAAACCAGGTGAAGGTCAAAAAGGTGGAAAAGAAGGTAAAAAGCCTGGTGAAAAAGGTGAATCTGGTAAAACAGGAGAAAGTGGTAAAAGTGGCGAGAATGGAAAAACTGGTGAGAAAGGGAAAGATGGTAAAGGAGGAAAGTCTGGAGAAAATGGAAAAGAAGGAGGAAAAGGTAATGGAGAAGGTAATGGTGAAAATGATGATTTAGATGGAGAATTATATGAAATATATAAACAACAAAGTCAATTAAGACAGCAATTACAAGAAGCTATAAAGGAAAGTGAAAGCGAATCTGGTAACCCAAATGGAAATGGAGATGCTAAAAAAGCATTAAAAACTATGGAACAGTTAGAAAATGAAATTTTAGAAAAAGGATTCAATGCTGTAACGCTTCAAAAAATGCAAACATTAAATTACGAATTGTTAAAGTTAGACAAAGCTGCTTTAGAACAAGGAAAAGATAAAAAAAGAAAATCCACAACAAATTCTAAAGAATTTCAACGTAATAAAATTAAGGAAATTGAGTTTAAAAAGTTGTTCTATAATCAATCAGAAATATTAAACAGACAATCATTACCTTTGCAGCAAAATTATAAGAAAAAGGTTCGAGAATATTTTTCTGAACCAGAGAAAAAAGAGAAATGA
- a CDS encoding head GIN domain-containing protein, whose protein sequence is MKNLAFLTLLFVAFLTNAQTTVTKNLGDYNTLKVYNGIEVELVKSSDQKLEITGDKSEMVKIKNVDNTLKLSLPFSLKPEDNSANGKILIKIFYNKNIDIIDANEGATITGKDFNQDKIEVNAQERAFINLTLTTKELKVRSSSGGIIKLSGTTTNQEVDVDLYGIYHGFNMKSSNNSNVKAGTGAKAEILADTKLNATVSFGGSIFYKGNAEVVKDKKVIGGIIQKRN, encoded by the coding sequence ATGAAAAATTTAGCTTTTTTAACCCTTTTATTTGTTGCATTTTTAACAAATGCACAAACAACAGTTACTAAAAATTTAGGCGATTATAATACTCTAAAAGTATATAATGGAATAGAAGTAGAGCTTGTAAAATCATCTGACCAAAAGTTAGAAATTACTGGCGATAAATCTGAAATGGTAAAAATTAAAAATGTAGATAATACCTTAAAATTATCTTTACCTTTTTCTTTAAAACCAGAAGATAATTCTGCAAATGGTAAAATATTAATAAAAATATTTTACAATAAAAATATCGATATTATTGATGCAAATGAAGGAGCAACCATTACTGGTAAGGATTTTAACCAAGATAAAATAGAAGTAAATGCACAAGAAAGAGCATTTATCAACTTAACTTTAACAACAAAAGAACTTAAAGTAAGATCCTCTTCTGGAGGAATTATAAAACTTTCTGGAACAACAACTAACCAAGAAGTAGATGTAGATTTATATGGAATTTACCATGGTTTTAATATGAAATCTTCTAATAATTCTAACGTAAAAGCAGGTACAGGCGCTAAAGCAGAAATTTTAGCTGATACAAAGTTAAATGCAACAGTTAGTTTTGGAGGTTCTATATTTTACAAAGGAAATGCTGAAGTTGTTAAAGATAAAAAAGTAATTGGAGGTATTATTCAAAAAAGAAATTAA
- a CDS encoding SPFH domain-containing protein, with the protein MIPFLPIVIVLGVLIIFSSFYTVKQQSAAILERFGRFNTISESGLRFKIPLIDKIAGRLSLKIQQLDVIIETKTLDDVFVKLKVSVQYKVISEKVYEAFYKLDYPHDQITSYVFDVVRAEVPKMKLDDVFVKKDDIALAVKAELNDAMSDYGFDIIKTLVTDIDPDGQVKEAMNRINASEREKVAAQYEGDAQRILIVERAKAEAESKRLQGQGIADQRREIARGLEESVEVLNQVGINSQEASALIVVTQHYDTLQSLGQETNSNLILLPNSPQAGSQMLNDMVASFTASNQIGEAMKNTKPKKKD; encoded by the coding sequence ATGATTCCTTTTTTACCAATTGTTATTGTACTTGGAGTACTTATCATTTTTTCATCATTTTATACAGTAAAACAACAATCTGCAGCCATTTTAGAACGTTTTGGTAGATTTAACACAATTAGTGAATCTGGTTTACGATTTAAAATTCCTTTGATTGATAAAATAGCAGGAAGATTAAGTTTAAAAATTCAGCAATTAGATGTAATTATAGAAACAAAAACATTAGATGATGTATTTGTAAAATTAAAAGTATCTGTACAATACAAAGTAATTAGCGAAAAAGTTTATGAAGCTTTTTATAAGTTAGATTATCCTCATGATCAAATTACTTCTTATGTTTTTGATGTAGTAAGAGCAGAAGTTCCTAAAATGAAATTAGATGACGTATTTGTTAAAAAAGATGATATTGCATTAGCTGTAAAAGCAGAATTAAATGATGCAATGTCTGATTATGGTTTTGATATAATTAAAACTTTAGTAACGGATATAGATCCAGATGGACAAGTAAAGGAAGCTATGAACAGAATTAATGCTTCTGAAAGAGAAAAAGTTGCTGCACAATATGAAGGAGATGCACAACGTATTTTAATTGTAGAACGTGCAAAAGCAGAAGCAGAAAGCAAACGCTTACAAGGACAAGGTATTGCAGACCAAAGACGTGAAATTGCACGTGGTTTAGAAGAGTCTGTAGAAGTTTTAAACCAAGTTGGTATTAATTCTCAAGAAGCATCTGCTTTAATAGTTGTAACGCAGCATTATGACACTCTACAATCTTTAGGACAAGAAACAAACAGTAACTTAATTTTATTACCAAATTCACCACAAGCAGGAAGTCAAATGCTAAATGATATGGTAGCTAGTTTTACAGCAAGTAACCAAATTGGTGAAGCTATGAAAAATACAAAACCAAAGAAAAAAGATTAA
- the tatA gene encoding twin-arginine translocase TatA/TatE family subunit — MNSLYIFFGMIGGPQIIIIVVVILLLFGGRKIPELMRGLGSGIKEFKNAAKEEPEEKLEEKK; from the coding sequence ATGAATAGTCTATATATATTTTTCGGAATGATTGGTGGACCACAAATTATTATTATTGTTGTGGTTATTTTATTATTATTTGGTGGTAGAAAAATACCAGAATTAATGAGAGGTTTAGGAAGTGGAATTAAAGAATTTAAAAACGCTGCTAAAGAAGAACCTGAAGAAAAATTAGAAGAAAAAAAATAG
- the gltX gene encoding glutamate--tRNA ligase, translating into MESNVRVRFAPSPTGPLHIGGVRTALYNYLFAKKYNGTFILRIEDTDQTRYVANAEKYIIDSLEWCNIPFDEGPGKNEKFGPYRQSERKDLYKQYSDILINSGWAYYAFDTAEALDAERKGHEAEGKTFIYNWHNRAKGRLVNSLVLTDEEVQNRINNGDKYVIRFKSPQDEILVMNDEIRGEIKIDTNVLDDKILFKSDGMPTYHLANIVDDHLMEISHVIRGEEWLPSMALHVLLYKAFDWNAPKFAHLPLILKPVGKGKLSKRDGDKLGFPVFPLAYTNEETNDVSRGYKEDGYFADAFINMLAFLGWNPGTEQEIFSLENLIQEFDLKRVSKSGAKFNPDKTNWFQQQYMQSKSDTELTDLYLPILAEKGINKDKEFVQKVVSSIKERAVFVTDFWGLSSFFFETPTEYDAKASKKNWKEGTSELMQELNIVISSIEDFSSENTEKEIKEWITAKEIGFGKVMQPLRLSLVGKLAGPHLFDIMAMIGKEETIKRIENAIEKL; encoded by the coding sequence ATGGAATCTAATGTTCGTGTTCGTTTTGCACCAAGTCCTACAGGACCTTTACATATTGGAGGTGTAAGAACAGCTTTATACAATTACTTATTTGCTAAAAAATATAACGGAACTTTTATTTTAAGAATAGAAGACACAGACCAAACACGTTATGTTGCAAACGCAGAAAAATATATAATAGACTCATTAGAATGGTGTAATATTCCTTTTGATGAAGGTCCAGGAAAAAATGAAAAATTTGGTCCTTACAGACAATCGGAACGTAAAGATTTATACAAACAATATTCAGATATTTTAATAAATTCTGGTTGGGCGTATTATGCTTTTGATACTGCTGAAGCATTAGATGCTGAAAGAAAAGGTCATGAAGCAGAAGGAAAAACCTTTATTTACAATTGGCATAATCGAGCAAAAGGACGTTTGGTAAATTCATTGGTTTTAACTGATGAAGAAGTACAAAACAGAATTAATAATGGCGATAAATATGTAATTCGTTTTAAATCTCCACAAGATGAAATTTTGGTGATGAATGACGAAATTCGTGGAGAAATTAAAATTGATACCAACGTTTTAGATGATAAAATTTTATTTAAAAGTGATGGTATGCCAACCTATCATTTAGCAAATATTGTGGATGATCATTTAATGGAAATTAGCCATGTAATTCGTGGTGAAGAATGGTTACCATCAATGGCTTTACATGTTTTATTGTACAAAGCTTTTGATTGGAATGCTCCAAAATTTGCACATTTACCTTTAATTTTAAAACCTGTTGGTAAAGGAAAATTAAGTAAACGAGATGGAGACAAATTAGGTTTCCCTGTTTTTCCTTTAGCATATACAAATGAAGAAACAAACGATGTTTCTAGAGGTTACAAAGAAGATGGTTATTTTGCAGATGCTTTTATAAATATGTTGGCTTTTTTAGGATGGAATCCTGGAACAGAACAAGAAATATTTTCATTAGAAAACCTAATACAAGAATTTGATTTAAAACGTGTTAGTAAATCTGGAGCAAAATTTAATCCGGATAAAACTAACTGGTTTCAGCAACAATACATGCAGTCTAAATCTGATACTGAATTAACTGATTTATACCTACCTATTTTAGCTGAAAAAGGAATAAACAAAGACAAAGAATTTGTACAAAAAGTAGTTTCTTCAATTAAAGAAAGAGCAGTTTTTGTAACAGATTTTTGGGGCTTATCTTCTTTCTTTTTTGAAACTCCAACTGAATATGACGCAAAAGCATCAAAGAAAAACTGGAAGGAAGGAACTTCTGAATTGATGCAAGAATTAAATATTGTTATTTCTTCAATCGAAGATTTTTCATCAGAAAATACAGAGAAAGAAATTAAAGAATGGATTACTGCTAAAGAAATTGGTTTTGGAAAAGTAATGCAACCTTTACGTTTGTCTTTAGTTGGTAAATTAGCTGGACCTCATTTGTTTGATATAATGGCAATGATTGGTAAAGAAGAAACTATTAAAAGAATAGAAAACGCAATAGAAAAATTATAG
- a CDS encoding LytTR family DNA-binding domain-containing protein: MINRIVTWIKTPYYFNPSMKYKLKISLYHGLFIFLFLYIFKPFYLAEIDEILFEYTLGFGFVAFMGTFFILYIPSLIFKNYFREDNWTLGKNIILILVGVTLIAFLLWYFGEAYKEINHFNRIPFLEFLFYTLLVSIFPLTSFIFLNEREIRTKRELRANIIKLKNNDNLKRESLLETNKIEIFSENQKESIKFYLNDLVYITSQGNYASFFLMKEKGLKEKILRVTLTQINKSLQEYSNIIRCHKSYIINVKYINDISGNARGYLLKSDIIPLDIPVSRKFSKQALVHLIQ, encoded by the coding sequence ATGATAAATAGAATAGTAACCTGGATTAAAACACCTTATTATTTTAACCCATCTATGAAATATAAACTAAAAATAAGTTTGTATCATGGTTTGTTCATTTTTCTTTTTCTATACATTTTTAAGCCATTTTATCTAGCTGAAATTGATGAAATTCTTTTTGAATATACTTTAGGTTTTGGATTTGTAGCTTTTATGGGTACTTTTTTTATTTTATATATTCCTTCATTAATTTTTAAAAATTATTTTAGAGAAGATAATTGGACATTAGGTAAAAACATAATTTTAATTCTTGTTGGAGTAACTTTAATTGCATTTCTACTCTGGTATTTTGGAGAAGCGTATAAAGAAATTAATCATTTTAATAGAATTCCTTTTTTAGAATTTTTATTTTACACATTACTTGTTAGTATTTTTCCTTTAACTTCTTTTATATTTTTAAACGAGAGAGAAATTAGAACTAAAAGAGAATTAAGAGCTAATATTATTAAATTAAAAAATAATGATAATTTAAAAAGAGAATCATTATTAGAAACAAATAAAATTGAAATCTTTTCAGAAAACCAAAAAGAGAGTATCAAATTTTATTTAAATGATTTAGTTTATATTACTTCACAAGGCAATTATGCAAGCTTTTTTTTAATGAAAGAAAAAGGTTTAAAAGAAAAAATACTACGTGTTACATTAACTCAAATAAATAAAAGTTTACAAGAATATTCTAACATTATTAGGTGTCATAAAAGCTATATTATTAATGTAAAGTATATAAATGATATTAGTGGTAATGCAAGAGGTTATTTATTAAAATCTGATATAATTCCTTTAGACATACCAGTTTCAAGGAAATTTTCTAAACAAGCCTTGGTTCATTTAATACAATAA
- a CDS encoding LytTR family transcriptional regulator DNA-binding domain-containing protein: MILKWIKKPYFFELPPKVHLSLAFGVGFFIFLFIYLFQPFGMANLGGNLFLYSLGFGLVTFSTQAILFVLIPLIFKNYFRDENWTIGKNILFLLLLVSCISLCNWLYNNKFQNTENTELLTLEKIFTYTYTISIFPIFIFTYFSEYFYRQKREKVSSNIMAFKVSTPVEVKNESIKIIGDNNKENITFNLDNLVYINSQGNYVCFYISTDKGIEEKILRNTLTNVNSNLKKYSNIIKCHKSYIINTKFMDSISGNARGYFLESKKMSKPIPVSRSYPIEKLKELIN; the protein is encoded by the coding sequence GTGATTTTAAAATGGATTAAAAAACCTTATTTTTTTGAATTACCTCCAAAAGTTCATTTAAGTTTAGCTTTTGGAGTTGGTTTTTTTATCTTCCTTTTTATATACCTATTTCAACCATTTGGCATGGCTAATTTAGGTGGTAATTTATTTTTATATTCTCTAGGTTTTGGCCTTGTTACTTTTAGCACACAAGCTATATTATTTGTCTTAATTCCTTTAATTTTTAAAAATTATTTTAGAGATGAAAATTGGACCATTGGTAAGAATATTTTATTTCTTTTACTTTTAGTTAGTTGTATAAGTCTTTGTAATTGGTTGTATAATAACAAGTTTCAAAATACAGAAAATACAGAGTTGTTAACATTAGAGAAAATATTTACATATACCTATACTATATCTATTTTCCCTATTTTTATATTCACTTATTTTAGTGAATATTTTTATAGACAAAAAAGAGAAAAAGTTTCTTCTAATATTATGGCTTTTAAAGTTTCAACTCCAGTTGAAGTTAAAAATGAAAGCATAAAAATAATTGGAGATAATAATAAAGAAAACATCACTTTTAATTTAGATAATCTTGTCTATATTAATTCTCAAGGAAATTACGTGTGTTTTTATATCAGTACAGATAAAGGTATAGAAGAGAAAATTTTAAGAAATACATTAACCAATGTAAATTCTAATTTAAAAAAGTATTCTAATATTATAAAATGCCATAAATCTTATATTATTAATACTAAATTTATGGATTCTATTTCTGGAAACGCAAGAGGTTATTTTTTAGAATCTAAAAAAATGTCAAAACCAATACCTGTTTCTAGAAGTTATCCAATAGAAAAGTTAAAAGAATTAATAAATTAA
- the ybeY gene encoding rRNA maturation RNase YbeY, with protein MITFNYETDFQISNEQILENWIESIIVNHDCEVGEINYIFCDDSYLHKLNVEFLNHDTLTDIISFDNSLGKLINGDIYISVERVEDNSKDFKVSFEEELHRVMIHGVLHYVGFKDKSEEDQNEMTKQENIALSLLKN; from the coding sequence ATGATAACGTTTAATTATGAGACAGATTTTCAAATTTCTAATGAGCAAATTTTAGAAAATTGGATAGAAAGTATTATTGTAAACCACGATTGTGAAGTTGGAGAAATCAACTATATTTTTTGTGATGATTCTTATCTTCATAAGTTAAATGTTGAGTTTTTAAATCACGATACTTTAACAGATATTATTAGTTTCGATAATTCTTTAGGAAAGCTTATTAATGGAGATATTTATATTTCTGTAGAAAGGGTAGAAGACAATTCTAAAGATTTTAAAGTTTCTTTTGAAGAAGAATTACACAGAGTAATGATACATGGTGTTTTACATTATGTAGGTTTTAAAGATAAGTCTGAAGAAGATCAAAATGAAATGACAAAGCAAGAAAATATTGCTTTATCTTTGTTAAAAAATTGA
- a CDS encoding YbjQ family protein, whose protein sequence is MILTTTHNIEGFKIVDYLGIVTGTAYDSSYYSNGTKMSFKDMFSMSKYYEKYTLGLEAIKEKAFQNLKDNALKLGANAVVGIQLDVEPLANSSTLLVSITGTAVKAE, encoded by the coding sequence ATGATTTTAACAACAACACATAACATAGAAGGTTTTAAAATAGTAGATTATTTAGGTATTGTAACTGGTACAGCTTACGATTCCAGTTATTATTCAAATGGAACAAAAATGTCTTTTAAAGATATGTTTAGCATGTCTAAATATTATGAAAAATATACTTTAGGTCTAGAGGCTATTAAAGAAAAAGCATTTCAGAATTTAAAAGACAATGCTTTAAAATTAGGTGCAAATGCAGTTGTAGGAATTCAATTAGATGTAGAGCCTTTGGCAAATTCATCAACTTTATTAGTTTCAATTACAGGAACTGCTGTAAAAGCTGAATAA
- a CDS encoding LytR/AlgR family response regulator transcription factor — MKPLITWLSKPYFFYFSPKTHFLLGLGLGFFIFLFLLTFQPFGIQNLDHNIYLYAGGFGIVSFLIHLLFFVFCPLYFKKTFKNENWTVGKNILFLFFVTIFISLGNWYYNTLIRGEITTKSPLDFFLYTAALSFFPIIILTFTIERIYSIKKEKTSKEIMSSKTPKALEKQNNVVEIFGDNNNESILFTFNELLYISSQGNYVSFHLKKENTIEEKVIRSTLTKVQNSLKTYTNIVRCHKSYIINTNFIDSVSGNARGYYLNSNNFTNLIPISRKFSKKELLNMIK; from the coding sequence ATGAAACCTTTAATTACTTGGCTTTCTAAACCTTATTTTTTTTATTTTTCACCTAAAACTCATTTCTTACTTGGTTTAGGCTTGGGTTTTTTTATTTTTCTTTTTTTATTAACTTTTCAACCTTTTGGCATTCAAAATTTAGATCATAATATTTATTTATATGCTGGTGGTTTTGGTATTGTAAGTTTTTTAATTCATCTATTATTTTTTGTTTTTTGTCCTTTATATTTTAAAAAAACATTTAAAAATGAAAATTGGACTGTAGGTAAAAACATCTTGTTTTTATTTTTTGTAACTATTTTTATAAGTCTTGGTAATTGGTACTATAATACGCTAATTAGGGGTGAAATAACAACAAAATCTCCATTAGATTTTTTCTTGTACACAGCTGCTCTTTCATTTTTTCCTATTATAATTCTAACTTTTACAATTGAAAGAATTTATAGCATTAAGAAAGAAAAAACTTCTAAAGAAATAATGAGTTCTAAAACACCAAAAGCTTTAGAAAAACAAAACAATGTAGTAGAAATTTTTGGTGATAATAATAATGAAAGTATTCTATTTACATTTAATGAACTTTTATATATTTCATCACAAGGTAATTATGTAAGTTTTCATTTAAAAAAAGAAAATACAATAGAAGAAAAAGTAATTAGAAGTACTTTAACTAAAGTACAAAATAGCTTAAAAACATATACTAATATTGTTAGATGTCATAAATCTTATATAATAAATACAAATTTTATAGACAGTGTTTCTGGAAATGCCAGAGGATATTACTTAAATTCTAATAACTTTACCAATCTAATACCCATTTCAAGAAAATTCTCTAAAAAAGAACTTTTAAATATGATAAAATAA